A section of the Alkalihalobacillus sp. LMS39 genome encodes:
- a CDS encoding 50S ribosomal protein L25/general stress protein Ctc, producing MATALQAKVRTDLKRSATREFRQNGQVPGVIYGKKLDSKPIAVDSVDFIKLIRDNGRNGIISLGVEKNNHQVMVSDIQTDPLKGEVVHVDFFEVDMKSEIDAEVRVTLEGEAPGEKDGGIVSHLLYNVTVRCLPNEIPEDIKVDISNLSIGDSIQISDIVGSVNVDIINEPEETIVTVQAAAAEVEPGQGQEHAEEVEQAAEEQKETENSEEQQ from the coding sequence ATGGCTACGGCATTACAAGCAAAAGTAAGAACAGATTTAAAACGTTCTGCTACAAGAGAATTTCGTCAAAATGGACAAGTTCCTGGCGTTATTTATGGGAAAAAATTAGATAGTAAACCGATTGCCGTTGATAGTGTTGATTTTATAAAACTTATTCGTGATAATGGGCGTAACGGGATTATTTCTTTAGGAGTAGAGAAAAACAATCATCAAGTTATGGTGTCTGACATTCAAACAGACCCATTAAAAGGTGAAGTCGTTCATGTTGACTTTTTTGAAGTCGATATGAAGTCTGAAATTGATGCAGAGGTTCGTGTAACATTAGAAGGAGAGGCACCTGGAGAAAAAGACGGTGGAATTGTTTCTCACCTCTTATATAATGTGACCGTCCGTTGTTTACCAAATGAAATTCCGGAAGACATTAAAGTCGACATTTCAAACCTATCCATTGGTGATTCGATTCAAATCAGTGATATTGTTGGAAGTGTCAACGTAGACATAATAAATGAGCCAGAAGAAACGATTGTAACCGTACAAGCTGCTGCAGCAGAAGTAGAGCCAGGTCAAGGCCAAGAGCATGCTGAAGAAGTAGAACAGGCAGCCGAAGAACAAAAGGAAACTGAAAATAGCGAAGAGCAACAGTAA
- the pth gene encoding aminoacyl-tRNA hydrolase produces the protein MKLIVGLGNPGAQYDKTRHNVGFDVIDRCAELFKIEVSEKKWKGVFGSTVIDGEKVFLLKPLTYMNLSGESVRPLLDYYNMTNEDLLVIYDDLDLPVGKIRLRQKGSPGGHNGMKSIIAHLGTNEFKRIRVGIDRPAPGIPITNYVLGKFTPDEKEPIQDAIEQSAKACKAWIEKDFLQVMNEFN, from the coding sequence ATGAAATTAATTGTCGGTTTGGGAAATCCAGGAGCTCAGTATGATAAAACAAGACATAATGTAGGCTTTGACGTGATTGATCGATGTGCTGAATTGTTTAAAATAGAGGTAAGTGAAAAGAAATGGAAAGGTGTATTTGGCTCGACGGTAATTGACGGAGAAAAGGTATTTTTATTAAAGCCACTTACATACATGAATTTATCAGGAGAGAGTGTTCGCCCTTTATTAGATTATTATAATATGACAAATGAGGACCTTCTTGTTATATATGATGACCTTGACTTGCCAGTTGGAAAAATCCGTTTGCGACAAAAAGGAAGTCCAGGAGGGCATAATGGGATGAAATCGATTATTGCTCATTTAGGTACAAATGAATTTAAACGAATTCGAGTTGGAATAGACCGACCTGCTCCTGGTATCCCGATAACGAACTATGTTCTAGGAAAATTTACACCTGATGAAAAGGAACCGATTCAAGACGCCATTGAGCAATCAGCAAAAGCGTGTAAAGCCTGGATAGAAAAGGATTTTCTTCAAGTTATGAATGAATTTAACTAA
- the yabG gene encoding sporulation peptidase YabG encodes MKLNIGDIVGRKSYQCDLLFRVIAIHDDIVELSGEAVRLMADAPLDDIVLISENERKVRREKEKEREESCYHLFRQDYRLHKQRGEYETTSGYATDDAFFEMRGRVLHVDGDRSYLQKCTEVYNKLGIPVYGVHIKEKEMPEQMESLVKMVRPDILVITGHDAYIKSKGTRKDVKAYRHSKYYAEAVRSARKVVPHLDDLAIFAGACQSHFESIIKAGANFASSPERINIHALDPVYLVSKVSLTPFMDRVGIWEVLRNTITGERGIGGVETKGFLRRGMPLQDDEE; translated from the coding sequence ATGAAGCTGAATATTGGAGATATTGTTGGGCGTAAATCTTATCAATGTGATTTGCTCTTTCGAGTAATCGCAATTCATGATGATATCGTCGAGCTTAGTGGTGAAGCTGTCAGATTGATGGCTGATGCACCGTTAGATGACATTGTGCTCATTTCTGAAAATGAGAGAAAAGTAAGAAGAGAAAAGGAAAAAGAACGTGAGGAAAGCTGTTACCACCTTTTCCGTCAAGATTATCGCCTTCACAAGCAGCGTGGTGAATATGAAACAACATCTGGGTATGCAACAGATGACGCATTTTTTGAAATGCGAGGACGTGTCCTTCATGTTGATGGTGACCGCAGTTATTTACAAAAATGTACTGAAGTATATAATAAGCTCGGAATACCAGTTTACGGTGTTCACATTAAAGAAAAAGAAATGCCTGAGCAAATGGAATCTCTTGTAAAGATGGTAAGACCGGACATTTTAGTTATTACCGGTCATGATGCCTATATAAAGTCGAAAGGCACACGTAAGGATGTAAAAGCTTATCGACATTCGAAATATTATGCTGAGGCAGTTCGATCGGCTAGAAAGGTTGTTCCACACTTAGATGACTTAGCTATTTTTGCTGGGGCGTGTCAATCTCATTTTGAATCAATCATTAAAGCAGGGGCAAATTTTGCAAGTTCACCTGAAAGGATTAATATTCATGCTCTTGATCCTGTTTACCTCGTTTCAAAAGTTAGTTTAACGCCTTTTATGGACCGTGTAGGCATTTGGGAGGTCCTTCGAAATACAATAACGGGTGAACGAGGAATAGGTGGAGTGGAGACAAAGGGATTTCTTCGTAGAGGAATGCCGTTACAAGATGATGAAGAGTAA
- a CDS encoding ribose-phosphate diphosphokinase gives MAKYGDPHLKVFTLNSNPDLAYEITQHIGVEMGKSSVSRFSDGEVQINIEESIRGCDVYLVQSTSAPANEHIMELLIMIDALKRASARTINIVLPYYGYARQDRKARSREPITAKLVANLLETAGATRVLTLDLHATQIQGFFDIPVDQLMGVPILADYFTEKQLEDIVVVSPDHGGVIRARKMADRLKAPIAIIDKRRPKPNVAEVMNIVGNIEGKTAIIIDDIIDTAGTITLAANALIEHGAKEVYACCTHPVLSGPAIERIQNSKIKELVITNTIRLPEERKIDKITPLSVGPLMAEAIIRVHEQASVSTLFD, from the coding sequence ATGGCGAAATATGGTGATCCGCATTTAAAGGTGTTTACATTAAATTCAAATCCTGACTTAGCATATGAAATTACCCAACATATCGGGGTAGAAATGGGTAAAAGCTCTGTATCGCGTTTTAGCGATGGAGAAGTTCAAATTAACATTGAAGAAAGTATTCGTGGCTGTGATGTATACCTTGTTCAATCTACATCTGCACCAGCTAATGAGCATATTATGGAATTACTTATTATGATAGATGCTCTGAAAAGAGCGTCCGCTCGAACGATTAATATTGTACTCCCATATTACGGGTATGCTAGACAAGATCGAAAAGCGCGTTCTCGAGAACCGATTACAGCAAAACTTGTCGCAAACCTTTTAGAAACAGCAGGTGCCACGAGAGTATTGACATTAGATTTACATGCAACCCAAATTCAAGGATTTTTCGACATTCCTGTTGACCAACTAATGGGTGTGCCAATTTTAGCTGATTATTTCACAGAAAAGCAGCTAGAAGATATTGTTGTTGTATCACCAGACCATGGCGGTGTCATCCGTGCACGTAAAATGGCTGACCGCTTAAAAGCACCAATCGCAATTATTGATAAGCGACGTCCGAAGCCTAATGTAGCAGAAGTGATGAATATTGTTGGTAATATTGAAGGGAAAACAGCGATTATTATTGATGATATTATTGATACAGCAGGTACGATTACGTTAGCAGCTAATGCCTTAATCGAACATGGGGCGAAGGAAGTTTATGCATGCTGTACTCACCCTGTTTTGTCAGGACCAGCGATTGAACGAATTCAAAATTCAAAGATTAAAGAACTAGTCATTACAAATACAATTCGTCTTCCTGAAGAACGTAAAATAGATAAAATTACACCTTTATCTGTCGGGCCATTAATGGCAGAAGCCATTATTCGAGTTCATGAACAAGCTTCTGTTAGTACGCTATTTGATTAA
- the glmU gene encoding bifunctional UDP-N-acetylglucosamine diphosphorylase/glucosamine-1-phosphate N-acetyltransferase GlmU, giving the protein MSNKFAVILAAGQGTRMKSQLYKVLHPVCGKPMVQHVVDEVTTLGLSEIVTIVGHGAEKVKDQLGQSVTYALQEEQLGTGHAVMQAATLLEGKEGTTLVLCGDTPLITKETMKALLELHEKEDAKVSILTARTTNPTGYGRIVRSEDGFVERIVEQKDATEEEQQIQEINTGTYCFDNIALFNALKKVTNENAQGEYYLPDVIEILQQAGENVVAYQTPIFEETLGVNDRVALAEAEKVMKQRINESWMKQGVTIIDPAATYIEKEVIIGQDTVLYPGTMIRGNSEIGSGCIIGPHSEILSSTIGDKTEVKQSVVRESHIGSGVAVGPFAHIRPESNIGNDVKVGNFVEIKKSNFGNGSKAPHLSYIGDAEIGDRVNLGCGSITVNYDGTNKHKTKVGDDAFVGCNSNLVAPVTVGKNAYIAAGSTVTDNVPDSALSIARSRQTNKEGYVQKIKEKKNNDK; this is encoded by the coding sequence ATGAGCAATAAATTTGCGGTAATTCTGGCAGCTGGTCAAGGAACTAGAATGAAATCCCAATTATACAAGGTGCTTCATCCAGTATGTGGAAAACCGATGGTTCAGCATGTTGTAGATGAAGTTACTACATTAGGCTTATCAGAAATTGTGACCATTGTTGGTCATGGAGCTGAAAAAGTGAAAGACCAGTTAGGTCAGAGTGTTACATATGCACTTCAAGAGGAACAACTAGGAACTGGGCATGCTGTAATGCAAGCCGCAACGTTGTTAGAAGGGAAAGAAGGAACAACTCTCGTTTTATGTGGAGATACCCCTTTAATCACGAAGGAAACAATGAAAGCTCTACTTGAACTCCATGAAAAAGAAGATGCTAAAGTGTCAATATTAACGGCGCGTACAACGAATCCTACTGGGTACGGACGGATTGTTAGAAGTGAGGATGGCTTCGTTGAACGTATAGTTGAACAGAAAGATGCTACTGAAGAAGAACAACAGATTCAAGAAATCAACACGGGAACATATTGTTTTGATAATATTGCGCTTTTTAATGCATTAAAAAAAGTGACGAATGAAAATGCTCAAGGAGAGTATTATTTACCAGATGTTATTGAAATATTACAGCAGGCAGGAGAAAATGTTGTTGCTTACCAAACACCAATATTCGAAGAAACGTTAGGAGTTAATGACAGGGTAGCACTAGCCGAAGCGGAAAAAGTCATGAAACAAAGAATAAACGAATCTTGGATGAAACAAGGTGTCACGATTATTGACCCAGCTGCTACGTATATTGAAAAAGAAGTTATAATAGGGCAAGATACTGTTCTTTATCCTGGAACTATGATTCGAGGAAATAGTGAAATTGGCTCGGGTTGTATCATTGGGCCACATAGTGAAATACTATCGAGTACAATTGGTGATAAAACCGAGGTGAAACAATCGGTTGTCAGAGAAAGTCATATTGGTTCAGGTGTGGCTGTTGGACCTTTTGCTCATATTCGACCTGAATCGAACATTGGTAATGATGTAAAAGTAGGAAATTTTGTTGAAATTAAAAAATCAAACTTTGGCAATGGAAGTAAAGCCCCACATCTCAGTTATATTGGGGATGCTGAAATTGGCGACCGTGTTAACTTAGGATGTGGTTCGATTACGGTCAATTATGATGGTACGAATAAACATAAAACAAAAGTTGGGGACGATGCTTTTGTTGGATGTAATTCTAATTTAGTCGCTCCTGTAACAGTAGGGAAAAATGCGTATATTGCCGCAGGTTCTACAGTGACCGACAATGTACCTGATTCTGCGCTATCGATTGCACGCTCAAGACAAACAAATAAAGAGGGCTATGTGCAAAAAATAAAAGAAAAAAAGAACAATGATAAATAG
- the purR gene encoding pur operon repressor: MKKLKRSGRLVDMTNFMLQNPHKLISLTHFSERYQSAKSSISEDLAIIKEIFETQSIGSLLTIPGASGGVKFIPMVNKEEATMKIEELCEMLAVSDRILPGGYLYMMDILGNPKLMHEIGRLFASFFATKGIDAVMTVATKGIPIAYAVGHYLDVPVSIVRRDHRVTEGSMVSINYVSGSSKRIQTMSLARRSLEPGANVLIIDDFMKAGGTVRGMMDLLVEFQANVIGIGVLVESEGEEERLVDNYISITRLSKVDVKEKEISVEPGNFLEEFILNMEVLQYENRTYE; encoded by the coding sequence ATGAAAAAATTAAAACGTAGTGGCAGACTCGTTGATATGACTAATTTTATGTTACAAAACCCCCATAAATTAATCTCATTAACACATTTTTCTGAGCGGTATCAATCAGCTAAATCGTCAATTAGTGAGGATTTAGCGATTATAAAAGAAATTTTTGAAACTCAAAGCATTGGTTCGTTATTAACGATTCCTGGCGCAAGTGGGGGAGTAAAGTTTATCCCTATGGTGAATAAAGAAGAAGCTACAATGAAGATTGAAGAGCTTTGTGAAATGCTAGCGGTTTCTGATCGGATTTTGCCAGGTGGTTATTTGTATATGATGGATATATTAGGAAATCCTAAGTTAATGCATGAAATAGGTCGACTTTTTGCATCTTTTTTTGCAACAAAAGGAATCGATGCGGTCATGACAGTGGCAACAAAAGGGATTCCTATTGCATATGCTGTTGGGCATTATCTAGATGTACCGGTAAGTATTGTTCGACGAGACCATCGAGTTACAGAAGGTTCAATGGTAAGTATTAATTATGTATCAGGATCCTCAAAACGGATTCAAACGATGTCACTTGCAAGAAGAAGCCTTGAGCCTGGAGCGAATGTGCTAATTATTGATGATTTTATGAAAGCAGGAGGAACGGTCCGGGGCATGATGGACTTACTGGTAGAGTTTCAAGCTAACGTTATTGGTATTGGTGTACTCGTTGAGTCTGAAGGGGAAGAAGAACGATTAGTGGATAACTATATTTCTATTACTCGGCTATCAAAAGTTGACGTCAAAGAAAAGGAAATTTCCGTTGAACCTGGAAACTTCTTAGAAGAATTTATTTTAAATATGGAGGTATTACAATATGAAAATCGTACATACGAATGA
- a CDS encoding anti-sigma-F factor Fin family protein produces MTIYYRCRHCQLHVGSIQEEQISSDQLGFDHLTGEERHDMISYESNGDIHVKVICEDCQEALERNPLFHEQETFIQ; encoded by the coding sequence ATGACTATATATTATCGTTGCCGTCACTGTCAGCTCCATGTAGGCAGTATTCAAGAAGAACAAATTTCATCAGATCAATTAGGTTTTGACCATTTAACAGGTGAAGAGCGTCATGATATGATTTCTTATGAGAGCAACGGTGATATTCATGTAAAGGTCATATGTGAAGACTGTCAAGAAGCGTTAGAACGGAATCCATTGTTTCATGAACAAGAAACGTTTATTCAATAA
- a CDS encoding Veg family protein, whose product MGKTLIEIKRELDANVGKRISIKANGGRRKTIERSGFLEETYPSVFIIKLDEQQNSFERVSYSYADILTETVELTVFDDENPLVGV is encoded by the coding sequence ATGGGAAAAACGTTGATTGAAATTAAGCGTGAGTTAGACGCAAACGTAGGAAAACGGATTTCTATTAAGGCCAATGGTGGTCGTAGAAAAACAATTGAACGCTCAGGCTTCTTAGAAGAGACATACCCGTCTGTGTTTATTATTAAATTGGACGAGCAACAAAACTCGTTTGAACGGGTTTCATACAGCTATGCAGATATCTTAACGGAAACTGTTGAATTAACAGTGTTCGATGACGAAAATCCATTAGTCGGTGTTTAA
- the rsmA gene encoding 16S rRNA (adenine(1518)-N(6)/adenine(1519)-N(6))-dimethyltransferase RsmA — protein MNKDIATPLRTRAILEKYNFSFKKSLGQNFLIDLNILHNIVSAANVQSETGVIEIGPGIGALTEQLAKKAKKVVAFEIDNRLIPVLADTLSPYNNVKVIHHDVLKANVHEVIQAEFEEQQQIMVVANLPYYVTTPILMKLLEEQLPIQGIVVMIQKEVAERIAAKPGTKDYGSLSIAAQYYATAKTVMTVPKTVFVPQPNVDSAVLQLMIREQPPVELKDETFFFETVRASFTQRRKTIYNNLLHHFGRDKKEEISLILTECQIDPSRRGETLSIEEFALLSNTLYSKLKK, from the coding sequence ATGAATAAAGATATTGCAACACCACTTCGAACAAGGGCGATATTAGAAAAATATAATTTTTCATTTAAAAAAAGCCTTGGACAAAACTTCTTAATTGACTTAAATATATTACATAATATTGTAAGTGCGGCAAACGTTCAGTCAGAGACAGGTGTCATTGAAATAGGACCTGGTATTGGTGCATTAACGGAACAACTGGCGAAAAAAGCAAAAAAAGTTGTGGCCTTTGAAATCGATAACCGATTAATTCCTGTTTTAGCAGACACTCTTTCGCCGTATAACAATGTGAAAGTAATTCATCATGATGTACTGAAAGCAAATGTACATGAAGTCATACAAGCTGAGTTTGAAGAGCAGCAACAAATCATGGTTGTTGCAAATTTACCATATTATGTAACGACACCGATTTTAATGAAATTGCTGGAAGAACAACTTCCGATTCAGGGAATTGTCGTGATGATTCAGAAAGAAGTAGCTGAGCGAATCGCGGCAAAGCCTGGAACGAAAGACTATGGCTCATTATCGATAGCAGCACAATACTATGCTACGGCAAAAACAGTAATGACCGTTCCAAAAACGGTTTTTGTTCCACAACCGAATGTGGATTCTGCTGTCCTACAGCTTATGATAAGGGAACAACCACCTGTAGAACTAAAAGATGAAACATTCTTTTTTGAAACGGTACGAGCTTCCTTCACTCAACGTCGGAAGACGATCTATAATAATTTGCTCCACCATTTTGGGAGAGACAAAAAAGAAGAGATATCACTTATATTAACAGAATGCCAAATTGACCCTAGTCGAAGAGGTGAGACATTGTCGATAGAGGAATTTGCTCTTTTAAGTAATACATTATATTCCAAATTGAAGAAATAG
- the spoVG gene encoding septation regulator SpoVG has translation MEVTDVRLRRVNTEGRMRAIASITIDNEFVVHDIRVIDGNNGLFVAMPSKRTPDGEFRDIAHPISSQTREKIQTAVLAEYERAGELEKVEFEEAGAS, from the coding sequence ATGGAAGTGACAGATGTGAGACTACGCCGTGTTAATACGGAAGGAAGAATGCGTGCAATTGCATCCATTACGATTGATAATGAGTTTGTAGTTCATGACATTCGAGTAATTGATGGAAACAATGGGTTATTTGTAGCAATGCCAAGTAAACGTACTCCAGATGGAGAGTTTAGAGATATTGCACACCCAATCTCTTCTCAAACAAGAGAAAAAATTCAAACAGCCGTACTTGCTGAATATGAGCGTGCTGGTGAATTAGAAAAAGTCGAATTCGAAGAAGCAGGTGCTTCTTAA
- a CDS encoding RidA family protein — translation MKIVHTNEAPQAIGPYCQGMIVNNMFYSSGQIPLTAEGHLIDGDIKEQTHQVFKNLKAVLAEAGSSLESVVKATVFIKNMDEFPLLNEVYGEYFHTHKPARSCVEVARLPKDVLVEIEVIALVKE, via the coding sequence ATGAAAATCGTACATACGAATGAAGCACCACAAGCAATTGGACCATACTGTCAAGGGATGATCGTTAACAATATGTTTTATTCTTCAGGTCAAATTCCATTGACTGCAGAAGGCCATTTAATTGATGGCGATATTAAAGAACAAACACACCAAGTGTTTAAAAACTTAAAAGCAGTATTAGCTGAAGCGGGATCTTCACTTGAAAGTGTAGTTAAGGCAACAGTGTTTATTAAAAATATGGATGAGTTTCCGTTATTAAATGAAGTATATGGTGAGTATTTTCATACACATAAACCAGCTCGTTCATGTGTTGAAGTAGCTAGACTTCCAAAGGATGTCCTTGTTGAAATCGAAGTCATTGCACTAGTGAAAGAATAA
- a CDS encoding small, acid-soluble spore protein, alpha/beta type has product MSRRRGVMSERFKEELAKELGFYDTVQREGWGGIRARDAGNMVKRAIEIAEKQLQQQ; this is encoded by the coding sequence ATGAGCAGAAGACGAGGAGTTATGTCGGAACGCTTTAAAGAAGAGCTTGCAAAGGAACTGGGATTTTACGATACAGTTCAAAGAGAAGGCTGGGGCGGAATAAGAGCACGTGATGCCGGTAATATGGTAAAGCGCGCAATTGAAATAGCCGAGAAACAGCTGCAACAACAATAA
- the ispE gene encoding 4-(cytidine 5'-diphospho)-2-C-methyl-D-erythritol kinase — protein MKISVKAPAKINLSLDVLHKREDGFHEVEMIMTTVDLADRIDLFELEEDKIVVEVSEGFVPNDSRNLAYQAAEKLKKRYDIKKGVSIYISKHIPVAAGLAGGSSDAAATLRGLNDLWQLGLSLDDLAAIGTEIGSDVAFCVYGGTALATGRGEIIHSIASPPPCWVILAKPPIGVSTADVYRRVQVDKIQHCNSQKMIAAIEQKDYKSICHNLHNVLEDVTFSLYPQVEHIKAQMKRFGADGVLMSGSGPTVFGLVEKESRVHRIYNGLRGFCKDVYAVRLISHPHS, from the coding sequence GTGAAAATTTCGGTTAAAGCACCAGCAAAAATAAATCTGTCTCTTGATGTTCTTCATAAACGTGAAGATGGTTTTCACGAAGTAGAAATGATTATGACAACAGTCGACCTAGCAGATCGGATTGATTTATTTGAGTTAGAAGAGGATAAAATCGTCGTTGAAGTATCAGAGGGGTTTGTCCCTAATGATAGCCGTAACTTAGCATATCAAGCGGCAGAAAAGCTAAAGAAACGATATGATATAAAAAAAGGTGTTTCCATTTATATTTCAAAACACATCCCTGTCGCTGCAGGACTTGCTGGTGGGAGCAGTGATGCCGCTGCCACATTAAGAGGATTAAATGATTTATGGCAATTAGGCCTTTCTCTTGATGATTTAGCAGCGATTGGTACTGAAATTGGTTCGGATGTTGCTTTTTGTGTATATGGAGGAACAGCTCTTGCCACTGGACGAGGGGAAATCATTCATTCTATTGCTTCACCACCACCTTGTTGGGTTATTTTAGCGAAACCACCAATTGGTGTATCGACTGCTGATGTGTATCGACGTGTGCAAGTAGACAAAATACAACACTGTAACTCACAAAAGATGATTGCGGCAATTGAGCAAAAAGATTATAAAAGCATTTGTCATAACCTACATAATGTTTTAGAGGACGTGACTTTTTCTTTGTACCCACAAGTTGAGCATATAAAAGCTCAAATGAAACGATTTGGTGCCGATGGTGTTCTGATGAGTGGAAGCGGACCAACGGTGTTTGGACTCGTTGAAAAAGAGTCTAGAGTTCACCGAATTTATAATGGACTTCGAGGATTTTGTAAAGATGTATACGCTGTTCGGTTGATTAGTCATCCACACTCTTGA